The nucleotide window gtccataaccaatatttaatgtaataaacataatagataatgataataaaaaaaaaagaatgaacgaaccatcgttcttatttaattattctccttaaactaaagtaatttcgaattgttttcctctggcacgaatacaggctctgcaacgccttacaaaagacctttgcaccagtcaagcaaaattccttgcatttattacctctgacgctgtgtcaattttctggcgaagttttaatagattttgtattgatttcgaatagactttttcttttacgcattcccagtaaaaaatatctactggatttagatcgcgggaacgaggaggccatacaattgtaccactgcgttcgatccattttcgaggatactcgtcgttgaaataagaataacatttttaatggcaagaaaagtgacaagtgttgcaccattttgaaatcttgatgaaatgcgccaacttttgaaataacttgccaagggtagtgttgtacttttttttttcaatatgaagcgtcaaagttacctaacgatatttttgtgaaccatgactcactaaaacttaactttttttattaaattaacaatgttttgtgcattaatttgttttacgattaatagcatatttaatgaagatcacgaaattcaaaaaaacacagcgaaattgtgacattggtgatcacaggacttgaaaatgcgacgaagggtgtggaatttccacttttttgaaaagtgtctattattgctgaactaagtgatatggatttttttttatttttcctagaaccggtatgacttggcctttcgtcctgtcacggattatcgttgagttttgggacaccctgtatatacttcacttaaaataaaaactaagtagAGCCAAGATGTCTTGAGTCGTTTTGTGACGAATCTCTCTCCTTATAGTTTGGGATAAAGAATAACCATAATGAACCgttcgtttgtttttatttcaggtGAATTGGCGCTCTTACGTTGTTGGCACGAAAGTTATAATGAGCCACGTCTCACAACGATTCGAAGAGGGTTATCCAGGCACGGTGATGGCCCAAGTCAGCTTCGAAGTAACGTGCGACAATACGATAAAGATGGAAATGAAGTGTACGACCAGCGAACCGACTATCATCAATATGAGTAGTGCACCGTATTTTAACTTAGGTGGTCATGTAAGTGTTATAATTGGATATCCATGTGTCTTATTATGTGAGAACTTAAGCATTTGATGATAACCACAGAgcagttaaaaacattttaataaaattaatcataagAAGTAAGTGTGTTTACCGACCTGTTGTCAATCCTTTGCAAATCTTATAAAGCTTTTCGGTCGGCGAAGGACAGTTCTGTTTACTAGAAAATAGCCGATAAAATAACACCGATTTTGCTACCGTCGTTAGCCTCTTTATATAGTTAGTATCAGCTCTCCGCAAGTTATCTACGAGGTCGACTTACTGCACAAATTAAGACGCAACGTAACTTGTGAAGTTACCTGTGAAAATATGATAAGTGGAAGCGCAACTGTCTTCTATAGAAATCTCGAATTTCCCAAAAGGTAAAAACTTACACAATCGAATGATACAAAGAATTGAGGGCCAATGTGATCACGATCACTTTCGATATTTACGTGGCGTGACAAGTTTTTGTTGACATTCCAACAGACTTcatcataacaaaatattaaatgtttgcAGCATGCGGGCTCCGGTGCCATGTTTGAGCACATTTTCACCATCAATGCTGATAAGTACACCGTGACCGACGACGAAGGAGTTGTTACCGGTAAGATAAACTATTAGATACTTCTGGGGACCATTCGAACAAAGTGAGAGGCTCTGGATCTTTCATTTTTGGCCAGCAGGGTAAATAATAAGCCTTGCCTAGCCTTACCTACGGTTATCCGTTTATCACTAGATAGTCTAGATATATGACTAGCTAAAATACAACGCCgcgtatgtctgtctgttagcGAAGAATTAAAAAGCTACGTGTGAACGTATTTTCATACAGATCTCACtgttagataaaaatatgaatacttaaataaagaaaCTAAATCGGCTGAGTTTGAGCTTTAGACCATTAGTTATCTATGAATTCGGAGTAATCGACTAGTAAAGACTACAAAAGGGTtatttcctaccactatcgacaaatattgtgtgaaatactgatcagcgcctcgtGAAAAAGTTAggaactattattttcttgtatcTACAACTACAATGGtagtttaaaatgtcaaacgctTACTATAAACTGCAAGCACTCAGCTGTGtttcaaacttaaaatataaattattttatcaaaattcgcatacaatgatttttatttcatacttcaAGGTGAAAAGAAAGTAGTTGGTGGTACGTCATTCGACTTCAGAGTGCCGCGGATGTTGAAAGTCATGTTACCGAAGATCCCGATGGGAGGATACGACATAAACTACTGCGTCAGCCGAGGTACGGAACAAGATTTGGCGTTCCAAGCAAGGTAAGACcttcattttttaatttctacgtATTTGCTTAATTATGTCTCCTCTATATGAAGTACCTAGCTCCACGTTTGCAAGTGTTgtgtttatatataaaaataatcttaagaCGGTTTTCCATTTGATCCTTAGTTCTTATTGTTTATCAGACTGCAACAACGATTTTACCCATGTACAACTGTTGAAGGCTGTGTTTGAGAGGCTGCTCGACGACAAATTCTCAATCTTTTCTGGACCTTTTGTGGACTTTGTAACAAACTGCATTGTCCTCCTTGGGAACCTatgtgcttgttcacgttggaactcgcgggcgcggtggcggtcgcgagcgcggggacgtggcgatttgtgttcacgttggccgccaggcgggcgtttggctcaaactggctcaaactggttgatcttacttgacatcgcgagtggatcgcgcccgccaccgctagttcgacgtgaacacacacgaacatcttcacttgtttgatattggcgcgagtgcgccacgcgggccgcgcgcgacgccgctagctcgcccgcgacttagaccgcgcgaacggtttgtacgtgaacacttcggtacatcgccatatgtttgatatttcgcgaccgcgcccgccaccgcgcccgcgagtcaacgtgaatgagcactatgTGGTAGACAATATCGCATACCCACTGTTTTGCACTGGCTCGGAACTTTCTGCCGGTGATTTTCTACTGACATCAGATAATGCTTCCTTAATTTGGACAACTACACCCATATACAGCCAACGCGTTAaccacataaaattaaatatttaacgaaCGCTTCtccttttatttgtttcagagtATTGCACCCTGCCTCGGGCCGCGTACTGGAAGTATACAGCAATCAGCCTGGCATGCAGTTCTACACCGGCAACCTTCTACCCGACCCTGATAAGATAGTAGAGGTTCGTTTTATTACAACTATTTTCATGGCATTACTATGCTTTCGTTGTGGCTGAAGCAACATGTTCAGTGATAAAAGGAAAGAATTTGTTCTGTGATGTTACGTGCTTTACCTAGcctacacattatttttattgttcgtCTATTAATTATGATTGCAATCCTTCTCTgtaggtaaaaaatatatggcCAGTTTCTCAACTCATACTTAAATGATAGATAGTCTATCTACTAGACAAAGTGGTTACTttgcaaatgtatgaaaatcacTGCAAAAATCCTATCTAACTAAATCTCAAAGTGGTGAGATAGGCCTTTCCTATCTAGTTTTTCTTAGTGTGTATGTGTGCTTTTGTATTGGATGCTACAGATTTCCAGCGCCTTTAGGCCAGGGTTTAGAGTAACGGAGCTGTATAGTTTTAGACGTTTGatatattaaattcaattagTCATAAAGAAAATAGAACTCTGAACTACAGTTTTGAACTAAGGTGACAATGAAGGTCCAGTACCGTGCCATTTGTCGATACAGAAGcgtaaacaaagtttaaaattcaATCGCATGTTTTATCGGAGCCACatgaaaagttatataaaaattacattttaggaGACTAACGCTTGAGTTCAGAGCGAATTCATAGGCCTAGatcatagaaaaaatattcctgACTAACTTGTGTTAAATTTGGCGGTCTCTGAAACGTAAGTTCTTAAGAGAATCCGCAGTTATGCTGAGTTATGTTAGAGCCCTAGCTCAGTGTTTTATGGAGTGAAGCACTGATTGGTAGGTAAATGTACAAGTAAACGGCCGCCTTTActcacacactctatcgcgcatgatgcaacaatcgcgcgtgaaagagcgtgcgtataaagggtgtgcaaggagaaaggaaagagcgcgcgccgcggtcaagcccgcgaagaaaatcgcgagtgAAGAGCGCGCTGTCGTTCCCGTTGTAATTATGTACGCTCCTAAAAacgcgcgatagagtgtgtgtaagGCCTCATTTACGGAGACACGGGGAGTCGCGCGTCGCGTGTGGCGTGGCGTCTCGCGGCGCGTCGgacgtttttattgtttacgtaGCGGCGGCGCGTGAAGCGGCACGTATCATCGCACGCGTAAACACAAACTTATAGCAATATACGATGTTGTTTATAGAGACGCGAGGCGGGAAGAGTGGCGCGGCCCGCCGCTGCGCCCGCGTCGTATTCTCAAGCGTGTAGCGAAGCACGCGGCGGGCATCGCTGCGGCGCACGCGGGGTTCtcagtttagtttagtttagtttctaagaaacaattttcttctaaaaaaaaTCGTTCATATCATACTCCATTGCGACGGTAACTACGTCTGTGTTGTACGATTACCAAATGAGACTGGCAGAAGGTTCCGCCACAGGCATCGCTTCATCGAGAATCGCCGCAGCGTGCGCCGCCGCGATAAAGCCGCGTGAGACGTGACGATGCCATCCGCGGGCTCGGCCGTAAAACACGCTCCATTTCAAGCAAACGCGTGTAAAATCGCTTCACCGTAAACGCACTCATCCAACGCCCTACATTTGAATTTAGTGCGGACCGCGCGGCCTATCGCGACGCGCGACGCGCCGCGTCTCCGTAAATGAGGCCTAAAGGTGCCTAATAGTAAGAAAGTAACAAGCAAATAATTATGTAGGAGTTGCCGGGGGCTGGTGAACAAGAGCAGCATGCAGAGGAGGAGCAGGACAGTGATGTCAGCTCTGAGGTTTCGAGTGTCGAGGGTGAAGAAGCGGAAGAAGAAGGAAGCAAGGTGATTTGAATCatttcttttagttttattttataaagaatgaATGTGTGCAGTGTAAAGTACAGTATCGTCACTGGTCAGTGCTTACATTTATGAGTCTTTTTGCAAGAATACACACTGTTcgaaaattgtagagtttgtttgcttggcagaacgcgctaatctaaggcACTACttgtgcgaattgaaaaaatattttaatgttggatagcctatttattgagaaaggctttATAACATCAGACatcaataagagcagagtaccagtataaaatgttgcaaaaacgggggaaattatgacctgTTCTCTCTTATGAAACGCAAGTGAAGTCACTGATATTTCGGCTTACCTGAAATTTACAGTAAATAGGGATTCCTACTAGTGGCAGATCCTCGATTTGAAGCCAGTTCAGATATACCTTAGGCAATATCTACTACTGCGTAAGATTGCTGAAAGCACGTAGTAACACGGTATACCTACTTTCTGTTCATAGCAAAGCGGATTCCGCTACTAAACAATATCGTTTCAGACGCTTACCTTTACAGTATTGCGTTGAGCaatatgttttcatatttattgcGCTACACTGGTCGTCTTGAAGacgaaatgaaacaaaaaatcaaaacaatcgTTAAGAGCTCTTCTCTGTAACTAAACAGCTGATAAATAAGagctgtttaaaaaaattataccaTCGCTGCATCGCACTAGCTGTCTCTCGTGTCACgaggataaaaaaaaaatacatacaacggacacaCAAGTACAGCCCAGACTATtcgtgaatcgcacaaatatttgtaccgtGTAAGAATCTAATCTAACCTTAATTACGGAGAATGCAGGCCCACAAATAACGTAGGTTCTGAAGgacttaattatttgtttgttgtgcTGACCCATtgttattttgtctttttcagGGAAAAGTAAGTTATGGATatgtgccactgctgggcaagcagGGCACGTGTTATAAGAAGCACGGTCTCTTCTGTCTTATGCCCCAGAATTTCCCGGACGCTATTAATAATGTGAGTGTACTTTTACGTTActagttacattttatttgtttatgaaaagAAAACTGCCGCATAagcaattgctcttgtgttgtgGGTACTTACACTAACATgcatacaacggacacaaagtacaaccatacctttaacaaattatttgtagatcgcacaaatgattgttgcgtgtgggaatcgaacccacgacttctcGAAGCAATGGTAACGGCGttgcgacctaaaccactgcgccacggaggcagtcaattactAATTACTACCAGTTCCAATGGTTATTCGCTTtctttaatccattactgtacCACTTGAGTGATTGCTGAGCAAGGGTTTCCTTCCCAATTGAAAAAGGGGTTAAGCATTGAATTTtgctacgctggccaagtgcgggttggaatCTTTGCGTGTGATTTCAGGCGTGCTCCGTTTCGTCACATTCCGTTTTTGGgtttccgtacccaaagggtaaaaacggaatCCTAATTCTAAGCCTCCACTCTcaacaaatactaaaagtttaaaaaatatatgcaataaACATGCCCTTTTTCGTACGGAACCCGTCGTGCGCGAGGCCGattcgcacttggccggttttgaTTTCAATTAGATCCATTCAATTTGGTCACTATGTGACGCTTACTACACGAGTTTACACGACACACTACGATGACCTCAAAACAAGTGAACCTTATGATTTTCCTTTCGCACATGATCTCTGTTTCACGTGCGGTAGTCATAAATCAGCTGTTGACAAAGAATTGATTTATAGCTAAATCTCTTCTTATTTAGAATATTCATCTTTTATGGATCAATATTGAACCATAGTAACTCATGCGCTATGATTTCATATTATAAGACTGTGGACCAagatagatttatttatgtttattagactttgcaatttaaataggttcttataaaaataaattacaattttgcgTGATAAATTTTCTTGTGTTTCGTGTTTTGAACGTTTTGTAATTAATGCTTTCTTTTCAGAAAAATTTCCCCAACTCAGTGTTAAACCCTGGTGAAGAATACGTCCACAGATTACAATACAAATTTGGTATTTTACTTGGTAAATATGTCTGATAGAAGCCCTTGTTATGTCTTCACAAATATGGTGAAAGTGAATAATTGTCAAAGATTTGTAAAAACCTATTGTGCCATAAACTAAAAAAAGTGTTGtaatattatcttttgtttcttttaattctactgaaaatacaaacaaactttaaatttGTGAGAGATAGAAAATATATGTCATAGGCACATACTGCAGCTGGACTGCTGGAGACTTCTAGTATATGCATGTGCAACAGAATTAACAAAATGGAACACAAGATTTATGGTAtcaatgttgttgttgttgtatgccttgttatttttaactactAGTCAAATACTGACTGCAACCCATTCTCCTAATGCTTTCAAGTACCTAGGCAGTGTCTTAAACAGTATCCCTCTATAACATTAGTGTTTAAACACAGCCCATGAAAAAGAAAAGACAAATTTTCCCTCATAAGTGCAGGTAGAAACTATTGCATGTTTTCATCATGTTGTTTAAAACAGAAGAGTTTATTAGAAGCAGTAGGCATTTTTAAAACTCTAGGCCAAAACctataaaacaaaagcaaattgTAAGCACTTTTGTCTTATCATCAATAACAAAATTGACTCATCAAATCTTCGCTAAAAGTCGTCCTGGGAGACACTGGAGATTTATTATACAGTGAGATATTgctaaaaaaaatttaaagctgCTCCATATTACTTAGGCCTCGGCCTCGAATTTTGCGGGCagcggggcggcggcggcggcggcgcgggagCGCGGCGGGCAACGCGTACCTATTCTCCAAACCAGCGGGCAGATCGTATACATAATGTTCGTActtttgttattacaataacaatacataattttcataaatataatagacgcttttattttatttttaaagaacatcGATGTTTTACACATATCGATGTTTTTGGATCGATGTTAACATCGATGTTTTCTTAATATCGATCATCCCTACGCGGGCGTTTACCGCTTGAATGGAGTGCACCGCTCGTTGCCCGCTCCCGCGCCGCTGCCACGCCGCTGTTTTCGAGAACCGGTCCATTTGATTTTACGCATAAGATCCTGCCGCtaccacgccgccgccgccgccgccccgctGCCCGCAAAATTCGAGGCCGAGGCCTTATAGCGGCGATTGATACGAGAATACTGTCTCATAAAAGTTtcgaaaaacaaaacgtaactTTTTAACTAACTTCAAATACGTAGTTCAGACGCAGGGATTTAATCACTACATTCCCTGAATTCTTTTGAGTATCATTAAAATCTGTGAAGTCtgagtattgaatatttttccaTATAATTCAGCTTCATAGGTACATACCACAAAGTCCTAAACAAACTAAACAATTTGAGATTACTTATTTGACAAATGACATTGACGTGTAGCATATGCGTTCTGAAACTTCTTACGATAACAACGTAGGTATCTGTTTAACACACGAAATAACTATGTGTTAGATATTCCGTGGTAGGGCAAAATGTAAGTATTCCTTGCTGCAACTTATTAGAAGCGTTTGTTTTCTGTGATAGatccaaaacaaaattttattaaacagcGGTTTCAGATAGATCGTAGTATTAAAGTGCAAAGATAGGTCTTCTAGGCTTCAAGCTGGTCGGTCGGTATAGTGACTGCAATTTCTCTAATTTTTCATAAATTCCTATAATGAAATAGTGTCTaggtaattatttaaactaGAAAATCATTTCAGAACGCAGCCAAGTTTGACATGATCAGTGTTGATAAACATGCAGTGCAGAGTCACTATAAAAAGTTGCTAAACAAAATTTACTCAATAAACGATAGTGGAAGTGAACAAAAGTTATAAAGGTAGAACATTATACGAAACATGTATGAGGAAAATGCCTACAAAGTATTGGAATAATGTCAATGTCACAAAGTAACAAGAATCGCGGTTTTCAGTTAGCTAAAGTTAGCTTTCGGTGATCCTGCAATGTGTCTTCTAAAAGCCTTGCTATATTTAGAATTTTGGGTCGATAGCACTTAAGTACGAACCTTATTTGAACTGCCACggttagaatttattattactgataattaatattgaaaatttactAACATTTACCCATCGAACAGCTGCGACAATACCTGaagttgtataattatttactgcTAGGTTACTCAataatacaagttcatacatactataatgtaaaAAGacttccccgacctaatatttaatgAACATGATTTTGAAGAGATCTACCACATGGTTAGCATGGTCATCAAGTACCTAGCTAATTCAGTGCAAGATTAGTAGTTATGTTTGATTCTCTTAAAGAACTGTAGCAACAACTTATCCTAGTGTTTTGTCTGCATGATTAAGTACCTCATGAGTAACTATTATAGTCTAACATCTTAGTAGAGACCTCTGTTCAAGGTGCAAGGGTCGTAAAaggtttacaatattttcagtCAGTCACATAAATTTTGTAACTTACTATGGTGGACAgtggtttgtttgtttcagcTAATGAGACATATTGTGTATGTCCAGGCTTTCTACTAAATCATTGGCCTATATCTTTGAGGAAGTTTTGAAAAGAATTAGAACTTAACAAAAATTTACCTCTGTTTTACCACCAGATGATTTTAACAGTTAGTTTACAATTTGTTTCCAGCAACATCTTTAACCAAATATGGGCTGACTGTAATTGTCACAGCAAAAGCTATGGAGAAGATATGCTGAAGTTCACTGTCAAATGCAAGCAGCCAATCATAAGCCATGATTTGGATGCAAGAACTTCTACTGAGCCTTCTTTAAATGTGCTCATTCATGGAAAGTCCCAAAAGGTAATTATGTGTCATTATATACtttgaataa belongs to Anticarsia gemmatalis isolate Benzon Research Colony breed Stoneville strain chromosome Z, ilAntGemm2 primary, whole genome shotgun sequence and includes:
- the LOC142986217 gene encoding galactose mutarotase-like isoform X3 produces the protein MGDAAEDVKASGDAEEEKSEEVIDPEPPVIPDVELLVDGFGFMPESMQTDQRRQSTTSKTKQHKDKPEEASDKKSPCASSTNIDIVRRYTWKTKNRMMVQVITYGATITAISVPDRKGVPDDVLAGFDTLEEYFQPRNPYFGATIGRYANIIREATMVVRPSGRMYMLSNNKGHHHYHGGYRGFDKVNWRSYVVGTKVIMSHVSQRFEEGYPGTVMAQVSFEVTCDNTIKMEMKCTTSEPTIINMSSAPYFNLGGHHAGSGAMFEHIFTINADKYTVTDDEGVVTGEKKVVGGTSFDFRVPRMLKVMLPKIPMGGYDINYCVSRGTEQDLAFQARVLHPASGRVLEVYSNQPGMQFYTGNLLPDPDKIVEELPGAGEQEQHAEEEQDSDVSSEVSSVEGEEAEEEGSKGKVSYGYVPLLGKQGTCYKKHGLFCLMPQNFPDAINNKNFPNSVLNPGEEYVHRLQYKFGILLGLGLEFCGQRGGGGGGAGARRATRTYSPNQRADRIHNQHL
- the LOC142986217 gene encoding galactose mutarotase-like isoform X4 yields the protein MGDAAEDVKASGDAEEEKSEEVIDPEPPVIPDVELLVDGFGFMPESMQTDQRRQSTTSKTKQHKDKPEEASDKKSPCASSTNIDIVRRYTWKTKNRMMVQVITYGATITAISVPDRKGVPDDVLAGFDTLEEYFQPRNPYFGATIGRYANIIREATMVVRPSGRMYMLSNNKGHHHYHGGYRGFDKVNWRSYVVGTKVIMSHVSQRFEEGYPGTVMAQVSFEVTCDNTIKMEMKCTTSEPTIINMSSAPYFNLGGHHAGSGAMFEHIFTINADKYTVTDDEGVVTGEKKVVGGTSFDFRVPRMLKVMLPKIPMGGYDINYCVSRGTEQDLAFQARVLHPASGRVLEVYSNQPGMQFYTGNLLPDPDKIVEELPGAGEQEQHAEEEQDSDVSSEVSSVEGEEAEEEGSKGKVSYGYVPLLGKQGTCYKKHGLFCLMPQNFPDAINNQHL
- the LOC142986217 gene encoding galactose mutarotase-like isoform X2 — its product is MGDAAEDVKASGDAEEEKSEEVIDPEPPVIPDVELLVDGFGFMPESMQTDQRRQSTTSKTKQHKDKPEEASDKKSPCASSTNIDIVRRYTWKTKNRMMVQVITYGATITAISVPDRKGVPDDVLAGFDTLEEYFQPRNPYFGATIGRYANIIREATMVVRPSGRMYMLSNNKGHHHYHGGYRGFDKVNWRSYVVGTKVIMSHVSQRFEEGYPGTVMAQVSFEVTCDNTIKMEMKCTTSEPTIINMSSAPYFNLGGHHAGSGAMFEHIFTINADKYTVTDDEGVVTGEKKVVGGTSFDFRVPRMLKVMLPKIPMGGYDINYCVSRGTEQDLAFQARVLHPASGRVLEVYSNQPGMQFYTGNLLPDPDKIVEGKVSYGYVPLLGKQGTCYKKHGLFCLMPQNFPDAINNKNFPNSVLNPGEEYVHRLQYKFGILLGLGLEFCGQRGGGGGGAGARRATRTYSPNQRADRIHNVRTFVITITIHNFHKYNRRFYFIFKEHRCFTHIDVFGSMLTSMFS
- the LOC142986217 gene encoding galactose mutarotase-like isoform X1; this encodes MGDAAEDVKASGDAEEEKSEEVIDPEPPVIPDVELLVDGFGFMPESMQTDQRRQSTTSKTKQHKDKPEEASDKKSPCASSTNIDIVRRYTWKTKNRMMVQVITYGATITAISVPDRKGVPDDVLAGFDTLEEYFQPRNPYFGATIGRYANIIREATMVVRPSGRMYMLSNNKGHHHYHGGYRGFDKVNWRSYVVGTKVIMSHVSQRFEEGYPGTVMAQVSFEVTCDNTIKMEMKCTTSEPTIINMSSAPYFNLGGHHAGSGAMFEHIFTINADKYTVTDDEGVVTGEKKVVGGTSFDFRVPRMLKVMLPKIPMGGYDINYCVSRGTEQDLAFQARVLHPASGRVLEVYSNQPGMQFYTGNLLPDPDKIVEELPGAGEQEQHAEEEQDSDVSSEVSSVEGEEAEEEGSKGKVSYGYVPLLGKQGTCYKKHGLFCLMPQNFPDAINNKNFPNSVLNPGEEYVHRLQYKFGILLGLGLEFCGQRGGGGGGAGARRATRTYSPNQRADRIHNVRTFVITITIHNFHKYNRRFYFIFKEHRCFTHIDVFGSMLTSMFS